One Rhodoferax ferrireducens T118 DNA segment encodes these proteins:
- a CDS encoding chemotaxis protein CheW: MTHTAAPLQIDTYLPYMRDVIRCEQSLHELNLMWRMIESSAKMNCPVEAKTILPTMAATREGFNRLEQELVASLVNEKIATVLDEIGTKAQYVIDIVVRNLYERTADVGFLATDNELCAFVAGLTDQQSAIRQRLRAYRNKYTVYDEIMLLDTAGNVLVQIDESTPLEGSVDPLLAQTLASNTYVETFRATDLRPAKKQALIYSRRMLHPDTGVVVGVLCLCFNFEQEMAGIFQSHRDPAGRSNMMLLDGSNRVIESADALWIPPGAVVPVNTASNPALMMFAGREYLVRTYPAGGYQGYPGPPGWQGQVMIPVDVAFTGGARSTLTTLDPGVAAGLLSHAQSFSPPLYEIMAAAENIQRVVWNGQVMTTGQRGEQMKLKTILDQISETGARSNELFSKSIADLYETVLASSLRDSEFVSHLLVDLLDRNLYERSDDCRWWALTPELQAALAAPAAPQRDGEMVERITGILEYINRLYTVYTCIFVYDASGCIVASTQPDQDGGTVLGTFIEADTLAQVRALRSEQDYCVTPFAPSPLYGGRPTYVYHAAIRDPNDDASVVGGIGIVFDSKPELDAMLRSGLGHKAGMNALFVDRRGCVIASTDPTRPVGTRLEMDQTLLALPNGSSASRIVIHDGHYAIMGCTVSSGYREFKVSDGYREDVLALVFDSFGEVRERPGVGHQGHTVLQSDLTAIGGFEFATFFVDGALFALPAEHVLEALPAAKISTVSRGERKACIGLLGLQHEAVNHGSVWVFDLGYLLHGQPSVIDKSSQVIIVRYGGQTIGLLVDALHDVPAFNQSQIMHSPFTGQADGALVKHFIKANGGQLLIQTVDVSSLFAVLMNRKAMA; this comes from the coding sequence ATGACCCATACGGCTGCCCCACTTCAAATTGACACCTATCTGCCCTACATGCGCGACGTGATCCGCTGCGAACAATCGCTGCACGAGCTGAACCTGATGTGGCGCATGATTGAATCCTCCGCCAAGATGAACTGCCCGGTCGAGGCGAAGACCATTTTGCCGACCATGGCGGCCACGCGCGAAGGCTTCAACCGCCTGGAGCAGGAGCTGGTCGCCAGTCTGGTGAACGAAAAAATTGCCACGGTGCTCGATGAGATCGGCACCAAGGCCCAGTATGTGATCGATATCGTGGTGCGCAATCTGTACGAGCGCACCGCCGATGTGGGTTTTCTGGCCACCGACAACGAGTTGTGCGCCTTTGTCGCCGGCCTGACCGACCAGCAGAGCGCCATTCGCCAGCGGCTGCGGGCCTACCGCAACAAATACACGGTGTACGACGAAATCATGTTGCTCGATACCGCCGGCAATGTGCTGGTGCAGATTGACGAGTCCACGCCGCTGGAAGGCAGCGTTGATCCGCTGCTGGCCCAGACACTGGCCAGCAACACGTATGTTGAAACATTTCGCGCCACGGATTTGCGTCCGGCCAAAAAGCAGGCGCTGATTTATTCGCGCCGCATGCTGCATCCCGACACCGGCGTGGTCGTCGGCGTGTTGTGTCTGTGTTTCAACTTCGAGCAGGAAATGGCGGGCATCTTTCAGTCGCATCGCGATCCGGCCGGGCGCTCCAACATGATGCTGCTCGACGGTAGCAATCGCGTGATTGAAAGTGCGGATGCCTTGTGGATTCCACCCGGTGCCGTGGTGCCGGTCAACACCGCCTCAAACCCGGCACTGATGATGTTTGCCGGTCGTGAATACCTGGTGCGAACCTACCCTGCCGGGGGTTACCAAGGCTACCCCGGGCCGCCGGGCTGGCAAGGCCAGGTCATGATTCCGGTTGACGTGGCTTTCACCGGCGGCGCCAGAAGCACCCTGACCACGCTTGATCCCGGTGTTGCGGCCGGCTTGCTGTCGCACGCCCAATCCTTCTCGCCCCCGCTCTACGAGATCATGGCCGCCGCTGAAAACATCCAGCGCGTGGTGTGGAACGGGCAGGTGATGACAACCGGCCAGCGCGGCGAACAGATGAAACTCAAGACGATCCTGGACCAGATCAGTGAAACCGGCGCGCGCAGCAACGAGCTGTTTTCAAAATCGATCGCCGATCTGTATGAAACGGTGCTGGCGTCCAGCCTGCGCGATTCGGAATTCGTGTCGCACTTGCTGGTCGATCTGCTGGACCGCAACCTGTACGAGCGCTCGGACGACTGTCGCTGGTGGGCCTTGACGCCGGAGCTGCAGGCGGCGCTGGCGGCGCCGGCGGCGCCGCAGCGCGATGGCGAGATGGTCGAGCGCATCACCGGCATTCTGGAATACATCAACCGCCTGTACACGGTCTACACCTGCATCTTCGTCTATGACGCCAGCGGCTGCATTGTCGCCAGCACCCAGCCCGACCAGGATGGCGGGACGGTGCTGGGGACCTTCATCGAAGCCGACACGCTGGCGCAGGTGCGTGCGCTGCGCAGTGAACAGGATTACTGCGTGACGCCGTTTGCACCCAGCCCACTGTACGGTGGCCGACCCACCTATGTGTACCACGCGGCCATCCGCGACCCCAATGACGATGCGAGCGTGGTCGGCGGTATCGGCATCGTGTTCGACTCAAAGCCTGAACTCGATGCCATGCTGCGCAGTGGCCTGGGCCACAAGGCGGGGATGAACGCCCTGTTTGTGGATCGACGGGGCTGCGTCATCGCCAGCACGGACCCGACACGCCCGGTCGGAACGAGATTGGAAATGGATCAGACTTTGCTGGCGCTGCCCAACGGCAGCAGCGCGTCGCGCATCGTGATCCACGACGGTCATTACGCGATCATGGGTTGCACCGTCTCCAGCGGCTACCGCGAATTCAAGGTGTCCGATGGCTACCGTGAAGATGTGTTGGCCCTTGTGTTTGATTCCTTCGGTGAAGTGCGTGAGCGCCCGGGCGTTGGCCACCAGGGCCACACGGTGTTGCAATCGGATTTGACCGCCATCGGGGGGTTTGAATTCGCCACGTTCTTTGTCGATGGCGCCCTGTTCGCCTTGCCCGCCGAGCATGTTCTGGAGGCGCTGCCCGCGGCAAAAATATCGACCGTGTCCAGGGGCGAGCGCAAAGCCTGCATCGGCCTGCTGGGGCTGCAGCATGAAGCGGTGAACCATGGCTCGGTCTGGGTTTTTGACCTGGGCTATCTGCTGCACGGCCAACCCTCCGTCATCGACAAAAGCAGCCAGGTCATCATCGTGCGCTACGGCGGGCAAACGATTGGTCTGCTGGTCGATGCGCTGCACGACGTACCGGCGTTCAATCAGTCCCAAATCATGCACTCGCCCTTTACCGGGCAGGCCGACGGCGCGCTGGTGAAACATTTCATCAAGGCCAATGGCGGCCAATTGCTGATTCAGACGGTGGATGTCAGCAGCCTTTTTGCGGTCCTGATGAATCGCAAGGCGATGGCCTAG
- a CDS encoding YifB family Mg chelatase-like AAA ATPase produces the protein MSLSLVQSRALLGLDASAVTVEVHLANGLPSFTLVGLADVEVKEARERVRSAIQNSGLEFPHNKRITVNLAPADLPKDSGRFDLPIALGILAASGQIDAARLAGYEFAGELSLSGELRPVRGALAMSLALHASRVVTQLVLPPGSAEEAALVPDAQVYSARHLLDVVQHFLPQDDNAPPAEPAAGWSRVTAAPQPELVRYLDLADVKGQLGAKRALEIAAAGGHSLLLMGPPGSGKSMLAQRFAGLLPTMTTLEALQSAAVASLGGRFSLDKWAQRPTCSPHHTASAVALVGGGSPPRPGEISLAHHGVLFLDELPEFPRAALEALREPLESGVITISRAARRAEFPARFQLIGAMNPCPCGYLGSKQKVCRCTPDQVARYQSKLSGPLVDRIDLHVEVPALPAADLLQAAAGEATAVIRARCTAARERAMARQGKANQALQGQEIDHYLLLDDAAAKFLNLAAARLGWSARSTHRALKVARTIADLAGASSTQVTHVAEAMQYRRALRA, from the coding sequence ATGAGCCTGTCTTTGGTGCAAAGCCGTGCGCTGCTGGGCCTGGACGCGTCGGCGGTCACGGTGGAGGTTCACCTGGCCAATGGCCTGCCCAGCTTCACGCTGGTCGGCTTGGCCGACGTTGAGGTGAAGGAGGCGCGCGAGCGGGTGCGCTCTGCGATTCAAAATTCCGGGCTGGAGTTTCCCCACAACAAGCGCATCACGGTCAATCTGGCGCCCGCCGACCTGCCCAAGGATTCGGGCCGCTTTGACTTGCCGATTGCGTTGGGCATTCTGGCCGCCAGTGGCCAGATCGATGCGGCCCGTCTGGCGGGCTATGAATTCGCCGGCGAGTTGTCGCTGTCGGGCGAGCTGCGCCCGGTGCGCGGCGCGCTGGCCATGAGCCTGGCTTTGCACGCCAGCCGGGTGGTGACGCAACTGGTGTTGCCGCCCGGCAGCGCCGAAGAAGCCGCGCTGGTGCCCGACGCCCAGGTCTATAGCGCCCGCCATCTGCTTGATGTGGTGCAGCATTTTTTGCCGCAGGACGACAACGCGCCGCCAGCGGAGCCCGCGGCGGGCTGGTCGCGGGTCACGGCCGCGCCCCAGCCCGAGCTGGTACGGTATCTGGATCTGGCCGATGTCAAAGGTCAACTGGGCGCCAAACGCGCCCTGGAGATTGCCGCTGCTGGCGGCCACAGTCTGTTGCTGATGGGGCCGCCCGGCTCGGGCAAGTCGATGCTGGCGCAACGCTTTGCCGGCCTGCTGCCCACCATGACGACCCTTGAGGCGCTGCAAAGCGCTGCCGTGGCCAGCCTGGGCGGGCGCTTTTCGCTGGACAAGTGGGCGCAGCGGCCCACTTGCAGCCCGCACCACACCGCCAGCGCCGTGGCACTGGTGGGCGGCGGTTCACCCCCGCGGCCCGGCGAAATTTCACTGGCGCACCATGGCGTGCTGTTCCTGGACGAATTGCCAGAATTCCCCCGTGCCGCGCTGGAGGCGCTGCGCGAACCGCTGGAGTCGGGGGTGATCACGATTTCGCGCGCGGCAAGGCGCGCCGAATTTCCGGCCCGCTTTCAGCTGATTGGCGCCATGAACCCCTGCCCTTGCGGCTATCTGGGATCAAAGCAAAAGGTCTGCCGCTGCACACCCGACCAGGTGGCGCGTTACCAGAGCAAGCTGAGCGGCCCGCTGGTGGATCGTATTGACCTGCATGTGGAAGTGCCGGCCTTGCCGGCGGCGGACTTGCTGCAGGCAGCAGCCGGTGAAGCCACCGCCGTCATCCGCGCGCGTTGCACGGCCGCGCGCGAGCGCGCCATGGCACGCCAGGGCAAGGCGAACCAGGCGCTGCAGGGACAGGAAATAGACCACTATTTGTTGCTTGACGATGCCGCCGCCAAGTTTCTCAACCTGGCGGCCGCGCGCCTGGGCTGGTCGGCCCGCAGCACACACCGGGCCCTTAAAGTGGCCCGCACCATCGCCGACCTGGCCGGGGCAAGCAGCACCCAGGTGACACACGTGGCCGAGGCGATGCAATACCGGCGTGCGCTGCGCGCCTAG
- the glnK gene encoding P-II family nitrogen regulator: MKLVTAIIKPFKLDEVREALSAIGVQGITVTEVKGFGRQKGHTELYRGAEYVVDFLPKVKIEAAVADELVERVIETIEGAARTGKIGDGKIFVYDVEQVVRIRTGETGKEAL; the protein is encoded by the coding sequence ATGAAACTCGTCACCGCCATCATCAAACCCTTCAAGCTTGACGAAGTGCGCGAAGCACTCTCGGCCATCGGCGTGCAGGGCATCACCGTGACCGAAGTCAAAGGCTTCGGTCGTCAAAAAGGTCACACCGAACTCTACCGCGGCGCCGAGTACGTGGTCGACTTTCTACCCAAGGTCAAGATCGAAGCCGCCGTCGCCGATGAACTGGTCGAGCGGGTGATTGAAACCATTGAGGGCGCCGCCCGCACCGGCAAGATTGGCGACGGCAAGATTTTTGTTTATGACGTTGAACAAGTCGTGCGCATCCGCACCGGCGAGACCGGCAAGGAGGCGCTGTAA
- a CDS encoding ammonium transporter, producing MKKLLLSFALGLSLLAGGSAALAQAPAATAEPAAASASAAPAEAKPAEAAAPAASVAPAAAATPAAAAAAPAPVPNKGDTAWMMVSTLLVILMTVPGLALFYGGLVRSKNMLSVLMQVMVTFSLIVVLWFIYGYSLAFTEGNAFIGGFDRLFMKGIWDNVAGTFANGATFSKGVVIPEIVFAAFQATFAGITCTLIVGAFAERMKFSAVLMFMALWFTFSYAPIAHMVWFWMGPDAYGAKDVVDAMNAKAGYLWQSGALDFAGGTVVHINAAVAGLVGAYMVGKRIGYGRESMAPHSLTLTMVGASLLWVGWFGFNAGSALEANGFAALAFINTFGATAAAVLAWSVGEALMRGKASILGAASGAVAGLVAITPAAGNVGVGGALVIGTVAGFACLWGVNGLKKLIGADDSLDVFGVHGVGGIVGALLTGVFNSPALGGPGYVADWVTATMVTSADYSIASQVWIQAKAVLTTIVWSGVVSFVAYKIVDLTIGLRVSEEDEREGLDITSHGETAYSN from the coding sequence ATGAAAAAATTATTGCTTTCCTTTGCCCTGGGTTTGAGTCTGCTCGCTGGTGGCTCGGCCGCCTTGGCGCAAGCCCCGGCCGCCACGGCGGAGCCCGCAGCGGCGTCCGCCAGCGCTGCCCCGGCAGAGGCCAAACCCGCTGAAGCGGCGGCGCCGGCTGCGTCAGTCGCACCCGCTGCCGCAGCCACCCCGGCCGCCGCAGCCGCCGCGCCGGCACCGGTGCCGAACAAGGGCGACACCGCCTGGATGATGGTGTCGACCCTGCTGGTGATCCTGATGACGGTGCCTGGCCTGGCGCTGTTTTACGGTGGCCTGGTGCGCTCCAAAAACATGCTGTCGGTGTTGATGCAGGTGATGGTCACCTTCTCGCTGATCGTCGTGCTGTGGTTCATTTACGGCTACAGCCTGGCGTTCACCGAGGGCAACGCCTTCATTGGCGGCTTCGACCGGCTGTTCATGAAAGGCATCTGGGACAACGTGGCGGGCACGTTCGCCAACGGCGCCACCTTCAGCAAGGGCGTGGTGATTCCCGAAATTGTGTTTGCCGCCTTCCAGGCCACCTTTGCCGGCATCACGTGCACCCTGATCGTCGGCGCTTTCGCCGAGCGCATGAAGTTCTCGGCCGTGCTGATGTTCATGGCGCTGTGGTTTACCTTCAGCTACGCCCCGATCGCCCACATGGTGTGGTTCTGGATGGGGCCAGACGCCTACGGCGCCAAAGACGTGGTCGATGCCATGAACGCCAAAGCCGGCTACCTGTGGCAATCGGGCGCGCTCGACTTTGCCGGCGGCACCGTGGTGCACATCAATGCGGCGGTGGCCGGTCTGGTCGGCGCCTACATGGTGGGCAAGCGCATCGGCTACGGCCGGGAATCCATGGCCCCGCACAGCCTGACGCTGACCATGGTGGGAGCTTCCTTGCTGTGGGTCGGCTGGTTCGGCTTCAATGCCGGCTCGGCGCTCGAAGCCAACGGCTTTGCCGCGCTGGCCTTCATCAACACCTTTGGCGCCACGGCGGCGGCGGTGTTGGCCTGGTCTGTCGGTGAAGCGCTGATGCGCGGCAAGGCTTCGATCCTGGGTGCGGCCTCCGGTGCGGTGGCGGGCCTGGTTGCCATCACGCCAGCTGCGGGCAATGTGGGTGTCGGCGGTGCCCTGGTGATTGGCACGGTGGCCGGCTTTGCCTGCCTGTGGGGTGTCAATGGGCTCAAGAAGCTGATCGGTGCCGATGACTCGCTCGACGTGTTTGGCGTGCACGGCGTCGGCGGCATCGTCGGTGCGCTGCTGACCGGCGTCTTCAACTCGCCCGCACTGGGCGGCCCCGGCTATGTGGCCGACTGGGTGACTGCCACCATGGTGACCAGCGCCGACTACTCGATTGCATCGCAAGTCTGGATTCAGGCCAAAGCGGTGTTGACCACCATTGTCTGGTCGGGCGTCGTGTCCTTCGTTGCCTACAAGATTGTCGACCTGACCATCGGTCTGCGTGTCAGTGAAGAAGACGAGCGCGAAGGTCTCGACATCACGTCACACGGCGAAACCGCTTACAGCAACTAA
- a CDS encoding LysR family transcriptional regulator, which produces MELLNDMALFVEVVNAKGFRGAADATGVPNSTVSRRIALLEKAIGLRLLHRTTRRVELTEAGRIYYERCRRIVDEARIAHEQLGEMLAQPSGVLRASLPVDFASIYLAPIITEFAQHYPGIRFEFDLTPRRVDLITEPFDVAIRVGDLPDSTLIARQLASIKAEVFASPGYLAKAGEPQIPSDLSKHECLGFPKVEHWVLQSGVHTEQVPVSGRYVLNNVGMFRRLATLDQGLILLPRAVVAEDIQLGRLRHVLPGWHGKPQPVYALTETRLLPAKTQRFIEFVRDRIATMSAV; this is translated from the coding sequence ATGGAGTTATTGAACGACATGGCGCTTTTTGTAGAGGTCGTCAACGCCAAGGGTTTTCGTGGCGCCGCTGATGCCACCGGGGTTCCCAATTCCACGGTGTCCAGACGCATTGCGTTGCTGGAGAAGGCCATCGGACTTCGACTATTGCACCGAACCACGCGACGCGTGGAGTTGACCGAGGCTGGGCGCATTTACTACGAACGCTGTCGACGCATCGTCGATGAAGCCCGGATCGCGCATGAGCAGTTGGGCGAGATGTTGGCCCAACCCAGCGGTGTGTTGAGGGCCTCTTTGCCCGTCGATTTTGCATCCATCTACCTGGCCCCCATCATCACGGAATTTGCGCAGCACTATCCCGGCATCCGTTTTGAGTTCGACCTAACGCCCCGCCGGGTAGACCTGATCACGGAGCCCTTTGACGTGGCAATTCGGGTGGGAGATTTGCCCGACTCCACGCTCATTGCACGGCAACTCGCCAGCATCAAAGCAGAGGTGTTCGCGTCACCTGGGTATCTCGCCAAGGCAGGCGAACCTCAAATCCCTTCGGATTTGTCAAAGCATGAATGCCTGGGTTTCCCCAAAGTCGAGCATTGGGTGCTTCAAAGCGGCGTCCATACGGAACAGGTTCCGGTCAGCGGGCGCTATGTGCTCAACAACGTGGGCATGTTTCGACGCTTGGCCACGTTGGATCAGGGGCTGATTCTGTTACCCCGTGCGGTAGTTGCCGAAGATATTCAATTGGGTCGCCTGCGGCATGTATTGCCAGGGTGGCATGGAAAGCCACAGCCTGTCTACGCGTTAACAGAGACGCGACTGTTACCGGCGAAAACTCAGCGGTTTATTGAATTTGTGCGGGACCGCATAGCAACAATGAGTGCAGTTTGA
- a CDS encoding SDR family NAD(P)-dependent oxidoreductase has protein sequence MKKDPSLQLSASRFNPSEVAGKKVAIIGGTGGIGRALAREMATHGAHVTVVGQTFRDAGVPNIEFVQADLSLMHEARRVASSLPAETLDLVIFTTGIFAARKRQETLEGLERDMAVSFLSRQVILQGIAHRLGVQLSKGHRKSRVFIMGYPGTGQAGTLGDLNSESAYSAMSAHMNTVAGNEMLVLDSAQRYPNINTYGLNPGLIKTDIRINLLGGNKFLFALLEGLIGVFTPTAETYARRIVPLMLNSQINGFTGTLFNNKGQAIHPSAGLTGAHIRAFLTESRTLVERAVDSQVA, from the coding sequence ATGAAAAAAGATCCATCGCTGCAACTGTCAGCATCACGATTCAACCCGAGTGAAGTGGCTGGCAAAAAGGTCGCCATCATTGGGGGCACCGGTGGCATTGGCAGAGCGCTGGCACGCGAGATGGCCACACATGGCGCACACGTCACAGTGGTCGGTCAAACTTTTCGCGATGCCGGAGTGCCAAACATCGAATTCGTCCAAGCCGACCTCAGCTTGATGCATGAGGCACGACGGGTGGCCAGTAGTCTGCCAGCAGAGACTTTGGATCTGGTGATCTTCACCACCGGAATTTTTGCTGCACGCAAGCGGCAGGAGACATTAGAGGGATTGGAGCGCGATATGGCCGTGAGCTTCTTGAGCCGACAGGTCATCCTGCAAGGTATTGCGCATCGACTAGGCGTGCAACTGTCCAAAGGACATCGGAAGTCCCGAGTGTTCATCATGGGCTACCCCGGCACCGGGCAGGCTGGCACGCTGGGAGACCTCAATTCCGAGAGTGCGTATAGCGCAATGAGTGCCCACATGAACACGGTCGCCGGTAATGAAATGCTGGTGCTCGATAGTGCCCAGCGCTATCCCAATATCAACACCTATGGACTCAATCCAGGGCTGATCAAGACCGACATTCGCATCAATCTTCTCGGCGGCAACAAATTCCTGTTTGCACTGCTGGAGGGGCTTATCGGCGTTTTCACGCCCACTGCGGAGACGTATGCGCGGCGCATTGTCCCGCTCATGTTGAATTCACAGATCAATGGTTTCACAGGTACCTTGTTTAATAACAAAGGCCAGGCCATCCATCCTTCGGCCGGTCTTACCGGCGCCCACATCAGGGCTTTCCTGACGGAGTCACGCACGCTTGTCGAACGTGCTGTCGATTCACAAGTCGCGTGA
- a CDS encoding alkene reductase: MTSLFNTIQLGRVTLSNRLAMAPMTRSRAQFDGTPGASAATYYAQRASVGLIITEGTQPSEDGQGYMLTPGIYTDAHVAGWRTVSDAVHDRGGRLFIQLMHAGRLSHPDNTPHHRQSVAPSAIESGAQMFTPTGLQPAPAPRALSLNEIRQTTTDFRFAAKRAIEAGADGVEIHGANAYLVQQFLAPSSNSRTDAYGGPIENRARFAIEVAQAIAEEIGADRTAIRLSPGTTLWGIDEGPEGPALYRYLVAELNRLGPAYLHIMHQGDVPLLADIRRLWTGTLMVNHPGRAREQIGSDLNGGLADLESYGQMVLANPDFVERLKVDAPMNIADRNSFFGGNDAGYIDYRTIGGK, encoded by the coding sequence ATGACTTCACTATTCAACACCATTCAGCTTGGCCGCGTTACCTTGAGCAACCGGTTGGCCATGGCACCCATGACCCGCTCACGTGCGCAGTTTGACGGCACTCCCGGAGCGTCCGCTGCAACATACTACGCGCAGCGCGCAAGCGTTGGCCTGATCATCACCGAGGGCACGCAGCCCTCAGAGGACGGGCAGGGGTACATGTTGACACCCGGCATCTACACCGATGCCCACGTCGCGGGCTGGCGGACCGTTAGCGATGCGGTTCATGACCGAGGGGGCCGCTTATTCATTCAACTCATGCATGCCGGTCGCTTGTCGCACCCTGACAACACGCCACACCATCGCCAGAGTGTGGCCCCCTCAGCGATTGAGTCCGGCGCGCAAATGTTTACTCCCACGGGTTTGCAGCCAGCACCGGCGCCGCGGGCGCTGAGTCTGAACGAGATTCGCCAGACCACCACCGATTTCCGTTTCGCAGCCAAGCGAGCGATAGAAGCAGGTGCAGACGGGGTAGAGATTCATGGTGCAAATGCCTATCTGGTTCAGCAGTTTTTGGCCCCCAGCTCAAATTCACGAACAGATGCGTATGGTGGTCCCATCGAGAACCGTGCACGTTTTGCGATTGAAGTGGCGCAAGCTATCGCTGAGGAAATCGGTGCCGACCGCACTGCAATCCGGTTGTCACCCGGAACCACCTTGTGGGGAATTGACGAAGGACCCGAGGGACCGGCTCTCTATCGCTACTTGGTGGCAGAACTGAACAGGCTGGGCCCTGCCTATTTGCACATCATGCACCAAGGTGACGTGCCCTTGCTGGCCGATATACGCAGACTTTGGACAGGAACTTTGATGGTGAACCACCCCGGTCGCGCTCGCGAGCAGATCGGATCAGACCTAAACGGGGGCTTGGCTGACCTGGAGTCTTACGGTCAGATGGTGCTGGCCAACCCGGACTTTGTGGAGCGATTGAAGGTTGACGCACCAATGAATATTGCTGACCGCAATAGCTTTTTTGGCGGCAACGACGCTGGCTACATCGACTACCGCACGATTGGAGGAAAATAG
- a CDS encoding tetratricopeptide repeat protein, with the protein MTFSLPQANTLIIDDFQGMRTMLRDFVRLMGVTRIDTASNGHEAINQLSANKYDIVICDYNLGPGANGQQVLEEAKLRNFVGVSTIWVMVTAEKTTDMVMGAAEVKPDDYLLKPINQVLLQSRLEKLITRKQSLGAIEAAIRTQDYSAAIALCDQQLNARAVNPQEVLRIKSDLLLTLGDYPAARTLFESVLALRSVAWAKTGLGKVLFYGQDYAGAVQLFQQVLQENRMYMEAADWLAKTLDAMGDSAQAQQVLEDAVQLSPNSPIRQKTLGDTAYRNGALDVAQAAFEKTIKISEFSPHKNPAVYARLARVFSDQDSPEEALNILKRSKADFRYNPAAALQTAAAESLVYQKMGQVQKAEAAMLDAERLMEQLADKVSPEMTMEVAKALFKLGKKDKACGLLRDLVKNNHEDGELSRQIGAVFEGENMAEEGQTLIKASRNEVIDINNQGVTLAKQGDFQQAVKLLRTAAQQLPHNEVISVNLCGLLIGLMQQKGKTEDLVLETRELLGRVREMNPVNQKYRAYALALARLTNEH; encoded by the coding sequence ATGACTTTTTCACTCCCGCAAGCCAACACCTTGATCATTGACGATTTCCAGGGCATGCGCACCATGCTGCGGGACTTCGTCCGGCTCATGGGCGTCACCCGAATCGACACCGCCAGCAATGGCCATGAGGCCATCAACCAGCTCAGCGCCAACAAATATGACATTGTTATTTGTGATTACAACCTCGGGCCTGGCGCCAACGGGCAGCAGGTGCTGGAGGAGGCCAAGCTGCGCAATTTTGTCGGCGTGTCCACCATCTGGGTCATGGTCACGGCCGAAAAAACAACCGACATGGTGATGGGGGCGGCGGAGGTCAAGCCCGACGACTATCTGCTCAAACCGATCAACCAGGTGCTGCTGCAAAGCCGTCTGGAAAAATTGATCACGCGCAAGCAGTCGCTCGGTGCGATCGAGGCTGCCATCCGGACGCAGGACTACAGCGCTGCCATCGCTCTGTGCGATCAGCAGCTGAATGCGCGCGCGGTCAATCCGCAGGAAGTTTTGCGCATCAAGAGCGACTTGCTGCTGACCCTGGGCGACTACCCGGCCGCGCGGACACTGTTCGAGTCGGTGCTGGCATTGCGCAGTGTGGCGTGGGCCAAGACCGGCCTGGGCAAGGTCTTGTTTTACGGCCAGGACTATGCCGGTGCGGTGCAATTGTTTCAGCAGGTGCTGCAGGAAAACCGGATGTACATGGAGGCGGCCGACTGGCTGGCCAAGACCCTCGACGCGATGGGGGACAGCGCGCAGGCCCAGCAAGTACTGGAGGACGCGGTGCAACTGTCGCCCAACTCGCCGATCCGCCAAAAGACCCTCGGCGACACGGCCTACCGCAATGGCGCGCTCGATGTGGCGCAGGCGGCGTTCGAGAAGACCATCAAGATCAGCGAATTTTCGCCGCACAAGAACCCGGCGGTGTACGCCCGGCTGGCGCGGGTCTTCTCGGACCAGGACTCCCCTGAAGAAGCGCTGAACATCCTCAAACGCAGCAAAGCCGACTTCCGATACAACCCGGCCGCCGCCCTGCAAACGGCGGCGGCCGAAAGCCTGGTCTATCAAAAAATGGGGCAGGTGCAGAAAGCCGAAGCGGCCATGCTGGATGCCGAGCGACTGATGGAACAACTGGCCGACAAGGTGAGCCCCGAGATGACGATGGAGGTGGCCAAAGCGCTGTTCAAACTGGGAAAAAAGGACAAGGCATGCGGCTTGCTCCGGGACCTGGTCAAAAACAACCATGAAGACGGCGAACTCTCCAGGCAGATCGGCGCCGTCTTTGAGGGCGAAAACATGGCGGAAGAGGGCCAGACCCTCATCAAGGCCTCGCGCAATGAAGTCATCGACATCAACAACCAGGGCGTCACGCTGGCCAAGCAAGGCGACTTCCAGCAAGCGGTCAAACTATTGCGAACTGCCGCGCAGCAGCTGCCCCATAACGAAGTGATCAGCGTGAACCTGTGCGGCTTGCTGATTGGCCTGATGCAACAAAAAGGCAAGACCGAGGACCTGGTTCTTGAAACCAGAGAGCTGCTCGGCCGGGTGCGCGAAATGAACCCGGTCAACCAGAAATACCGCGCCTATGCGCTCGCGCTGGCCCGTCTGACGAACGAGCACTAG